One window of the Lepeophtheirus salmonis chromosome 7, UVic_Lsal_1.4, whole genome shotgun sequence genome contains the following:
- the LOC121121581 gene encoding mitotic spindle assembly checkpoint protein MAD2A, with amino-acid sequence MTSTASDQLTKGSISLKGSATIVSEFFNYGIHSILYQRGVYPPESFTRKQEYGLTLLVSTDERVNQYLKDILSQIKIWLEKDKIRRLVVVLSNVETKEVLERWEFKIEIEKEVDSNGVGKNVESSAKDIKLIKQEIRDVIRQITASVTFLPLLDCICSFNILLYTKMDIECPSTWDESDPCFITNSEEVKLRSFSTAIHRVEAAVSYKIDN; translated from the exons ATGACATCCACCGCATCTGATCAATTAACAAAGGGTTCCATCTCTCTCAAAGGCTCTGCAACAATTGTGTCAGAATTCTTTAATTATGGAATTCACTCCATCCTTTACCAAAGAGGCGTCTATCCTCCAGAGTCATTCACTCGAAAGCAAGAATATGGATTAACGTTGTTGGTTAGCACGGATGAGCGTGTTAATCAGTATCTTAAAGATATCCTCTCTCAAATTAag atTTGGttggaaaaagataaaattcgGAGACTGGTCGTTGTTCTCTCGAATGTGGAAACTAAGGAAGTCTTAGAGCGTTGGGAGTTCAAA ATTGAGATTGAGAAAGAGGTGGACTCTAATGGAGTGGGGAAAAATGTCGAGTCTTCGGCTAAGgatattaaactaattaaacaaGAAATACGTGATGTTATAAGACAAATAACAGCTAGTGTTACTTTTCTTCCTTTGCTGGATTGTATTTGCTCCTTTAATATTCTGCTCTATACGAAGAT GGATATTGAGTGCCCTAGCACGTGGGACGAAAGTGATCCatgttttattacaaattcagaGGAGGTTAAGCTAAGATCCTtttccacagctattcatag AGTCGAAGCGGCCGTATCctacaaaattgataattag
- the LOC121121580 gene encoding SET and MYND domain-containing protein 4: MTKINSVIADSTNLVSLGGSTKGDDKEDFEAFYTSVCEDLQTKGEVGSVSKSFAALKTDSERLAFVLTKPLPYKKRRREEFNFQGKDRSESVKARNAGNAVYQKNQIETALELYSKSICYAPHPNPATPIQSQQNENGSENRFEELALGYANRSAVLFQMKEYELCVRDITRAFDNGYPNNLMYKLFERKARCLKALKDYPRALESMKNAEMWMKYSTLSETKSTDFKKDIKKQIEFLEDKVNGITDLTELSSNMICYKKSLVAPVKVLKAPEIPKDQQNKEVLSTRSNLKLKYSKEKGRHLVATSDIEPGEILISETPYSAILLPDYFNTHCQSCFQRVFATIPCWCCSKVRFCSDECRIEAWDRFHKIECQQLDLILNSGVGKNAMLAMRILTSSGKIYLEYVIEKLSAENEKRSTSGQSEDDVHRMLGFNEENKYCPADYRTIYTLLTNTEQRGVGDLFKRTLMALYLLNILEMTPFFYNGGSDPRNVNTQDKVMMGAVILKHLQNLPCNAHEISEIEYSSCNMRESTVHEIGAACYGVLSLLNHSCDPNVVRHYYSQESVVRSIRRIKEGEEILDNYGYHYAVMSITERQRKLYNQYYFHCECSACSSSWPLYDKLPANPTFLGGADSNSETHKSSKHFKKLFDEFLNGCDPSNVVKPFVDHLKVLEKNVSRPYKEYNDTQEAIKQCYSIHGNSFKKYPDTSNSNGSDKKRSSQAPTKWF, translated from the exons ATGACGAAAATAAACTCCGTGATCGCGGATTCTACAAATTTGGTATCTTTAGGAGGATCCACGAAAGGCGACGATAAAGAGGACTTTGAAGCGTTTTACACGTCCGTGTGTGAGGATCTTCAAACTAAAGGAGAAGTGGGATCCGTGTCCAAGTCTTTTGCTGCCTTGAAAACAGATTCCGAGAGATTGGCTTTCGTCCTTACAAAGCCACTCCCATACAAAAAACGACGTCGAGAAGAATTCAATTTTCAAG GCAAGGATCGAAGTGAGTCTGTCAAGGCGCGAAATGCTGGAAATgctgtttatcaaaaaaatcaaattgaaactGCACTTGAGCTCTACTCAAAGAGCATTTGCTATGCACCTCATCCTAACCCAGCCACTCCTATTCAATCCCAACAGAATGAAAATGGCTCAGAAAATCGATTTGAAGAATTGGCTCTAG GCTATGCCAATCGCAGTGCTgttctttttcaaatgaaagaaTATGAGCTCTGTGTGCGTGATATTACTCGGGCTTTTGATAATGGctatccaaataatttaatgtataagTTATTTGAAAGAAAGGCTCGTTGTCTTAAAGCTCTGAAGGACTATCCGAGAGCTTTAGAATCTATGAAGAATGCCGAAATGTGGATGAAGTATTCAACACTGAGCGAAACAAAGAGTACTGATttcaaaaaggatattaaaaaacaaatagaattCCTTGAAGATAAGGTTAATGGAATTACCGACTTAACTGAGCTCTCAAGTAATATGATTTGCTATAAAAAGTCCTTAGTAGCTCCTGTTAAAGTTTTGAAAGCACCAGAAATTCCGAAAGatcaacaaaataaagaagttcTAAGCACCAGATCCAACTTGAAGCTTAAATACTCAAAGGAAAAAGGGCGACATCTTGTCGCTACATCAGATATTGAGCCGG GTGAAATATTGATCTCAGAAACGCCATATTCCGCTATATTACTACCCGATTACTTCAATACTCATTGCCAATCATGTTTTCAACGAGTATTTGCTACTATTCCTTGTTGGTGCTGCTCTAAG GTTAGATTTTGCTCCGATGAATGTAGGATAGAGGCGTGGGACCGCTTTCATAAAATAGAATGTCAACAATTAGATTTGATTCTTAACTCTGGCGTAGGGAAAAACGCCATGTTGGCCATGAGGATTCTTACATCGTctggaaaaatatatcttgaataTGTCATTGAAAAATTGTCGGCTGAAAATGAAAAACGTTCTACTTCTGGACAATCTGAGGATGATGTTCATAGGATGTTGGGATTTAATGAAGAGAATAAATATTGCCCTGCCGATTACCGCACAATATACACGTTATTAACTAATACGGAGCAAAGAGGGGTTGGAGATTTATTTAAACGCACACTCATGgctttatatttgttaaatattcttgaaatgACTCCCTTCTTTTATAATGGAGGTTCAGATCCAAGGAATGTTAATACGCAAGATAag GTAATGATGGGAGCTGTGATTCTCAAGCACTTGCAAAATCTACCGTGTAATGCACACGAAATATCTGAAATAGAATATTCATCCTGTAACATGAGAGAATCTACCGTCCATGAAATTGGAGCAGCTTGTTACGGAGTATTGAGTCTTCTTAATCATTCTTGTGATCCAAATGTTGTTAGACATTATTACAGTCAAGAATCAGTCGTACGTTCTATTCGTCGAATTAAGGAAGGTGAAGAAATACTTGATAACTATGGATACCATTATGCAGTAATGTCCATAACGGAACGACAAAGAAAGCTCTATAACCAATACTATTTTCATTGCGAGTGTTCTGCATGCTCATCGTCCTGGCCCCTGTACGATAAATTACCAGCGAACCCTACTTTCTTGGGAGGCGCTGACTCAAACAGTGAAACTCATAAATCatcaaaacatttcaaaaagcTCTTTGATGAGTTCCTTAATGGATGTGATCCCTCAAATGTTGTTAAACCTTTTGTTGACCACTTAAAAGtccttgaaaaaaatgtttctaggCCATACAAAGAATATAATGATACTCAAGAGGCAATCAAGCAGTGTTATAGTATTCAtggaaattcttttaaaaaataccccGATACTTCCAACTCCAATGGGAGtgacaaaaaaagaagttctCAGGCTCCTACAAAATGGTTTTGA
- the cic gene encoding protein capicua homolog, giving the protein MLPKKRKFSLSEFESFPSTSCNSGKSRVTVTKKEVVNGKKEEEEKRKCGAAPSSSFPSISITTTTTSSLPLAHSSTSSTSSSSSSSSSSISSSTSSSQILNYSVQISKVPPAGCSDAVAVPVSGGGVPLNLTTTPENRFELEEWVGHRVLARKRDKCYYPGTLVDTMSPEEGFGAAVQFDDGAQEAVLYENLFHPDALDSIISDSIPSSSQISVGNRVGIKDTQQQGAFVPGLVYEAGTRVPIRFLVKPDASTEKLWVGRAHIRLLVPPWWEELNHPDIALELDRRFGERADQEFLHPPDKCDPLSEDSEDDLKKEDISFGMEGPLTPGRSISLTPGALTGNESGFPPFKRSSTSQSRGSNSSVEPNFSTNPLMRPRSTPSSPRSLPATPHKYKKGDVVATPSGIRKKFNGKQWRRLCSREGCGKESQRRGYCSRHLSLRGKNFLSSSTSFIASKPVVSTTSESSVVINNPSTVVTPITANSVSNIYNTPFVTATNNISNQLIVSKSKSPTKFDNEGDAATKMEVANLLVSLSGSRSCTPATVSDPNGFAPISAPLTGTTSSNVFLPIGASENRPRHSSPVPPPRFITKPTASGVIRPELVRPVYNTSQPIYKIQQQVKPLPPQQPIIVVPTSQVSTGSTHHQLTMIPVSRTETLNTAATIRSTENNSTLYYVIPQKSGRTVINPPKAQIVEHHQSQRPAVAIHIPDAKPIVDNVVRSALVLKTADSQITNRSSTSSLAHNPVVVISESPSFSSSSIRPNTMRLLPIISVAKVAAASESPIREPLATSTTVQPQTVIVGDDIESSSVPKDKFSLSISTNLSQNNLVSTKKVENERINKIDSKKSGAIGNLNCISEPMNHHRVKQVKNESTSWDSNVRESPVKLEYINGDEFKISNLSSENPSFLSDDPSTQDLCYTDEEDDSINSLKPNQRRSQNHIRRPMNAFMIFSKRHRPLVHRQHPNQDNRTVSKILGEWWYALLPEGKQKYHDLAQQVKEAHFKAHPEWKWCSKDRRKSSSGTMRPKNNEEDDNNNVSNEEVEDLKCKEKVISDVETDVEESEHFPHQKASFNGSVKISSRHETVITQIVQQQANSNNYTENNSAILTPSPSPTSTSKFILGPTPVQRQMDVFCKEEILPEELHKSSFFKKVIRHDGMDQILKKVDFETKLSSLPEFRPGKSPKLPPSLPSSPKVFVQSYRKKRKPSSDDFPDTPPIVKIHCTGESFFGPDFNPETAFVYNGDPDSPKSSSLRKTLDTRRQLVMQLFQERGLFPSNEATSLFQSKYAQVFPSKLCLQLKIREVRQKIMACSTPTSPAISGI; this is encoded by the coding sequence ATGCTTCCAAAGAAGCGAAAGTTCAGTTTGTCGGAATTTGAGAGTTTTCCCTCCACATCCTGTAACAGTGGGAAGAGCCGCGTTACCGTTACGAAGAAGGAGGTTGTGAATGGGAagaaggaggaggaggagaagaGGAAGTGTGGAGCTGctccttcttcctcttttccCTCCATCTCCATCACGACGACCACGACTTCCTCGCTGCCCCTGGCGCACTCTTCCACCTCCTccacctcctcctcctcctcctcctcttcctcCTCCATCTCCTCATCAACTTCATCCAgtcaaatcttaaattattcTGTTCAGATATCCAAAGTCCCTCCCGCAGGTTGCAGTGACGCCGTGGCGGTGCCTGTGTCTGGCGGAGGAGTGCCTCTCAATCTCACAACGACTCCAGAAAACCGTTTTGAATTAGAAGAATGGGTGGGACATCGTGTTCTAGCACGCAAAAGAGACAAATGTTATTACCCAGGAACTTTAGTAGATACAATGTCCCCCGAAGAAGGATTTGGAGCCGCTGTTCAGTTCGATGATGGTGCACAGGAAGCAGTTCTCTACGAAAATCTATTTCATCCAGATGCACTTGATTCCATTATCAGTGATAGTATTCCTTCTTCTTCACAAATCAGTGTAGGCAATCGTGTTGGTATCAAAGATACCCAGCAACAAGGTGCCTTTGTTCCAGGACTTGTCTATGAAGCTGGTACGCGAGTACCCATTCGTTTTTTAGTTAAGCCTGACGCGTCTACAGAAAAACTGTGGGTCGGTAGAGCACATATTCGACTCCTTGTTCCACCATGGTGGGAAGAACTCAATCATCCAGATATTGCGCTAGAACTTGATCGTAGGTTCGGAGAAAGAGCGGATCAAGAATTTCTTCATCCTCCTGACAAATGTGATCCATTATCCGAAGATAGTGAGGATGATCTTAAGAAAGAGGATATATCTTTTGGTATGGAAGGACCTTTAACGCCAGGTAGATCTATATCCCTCACTCCTGGTGCATTAACTGGGAACGAAAGTGGGTTTCCTCCTTTTAAAAGATCAAGCACATCCCAATCTCGCGGTAGTAATTCAAGTGTTGAGCCGAATTTCTCTACAAATCCCCTCATGCGGCCTCGCTCAACTCCCTCGTCTCCAAGATCGCTTCCTGCAACacctcataaatataaaaaaggtgaCGTTGTTGCGACACCATCTGGAATCAGGAAAAAGTTTAATGGGAAACAATGGAGGCGACTTTGTTCTAGAGAGGGATGTGGTAAGGAGTCGCAGCGTAGAGGGTATTGCTCACGGCACTTGAGTTTAAGAGGCAAAAACTTCTTGTCTAGTTCCACTAGTTTTATTGCATCAAAGCCAGTAGTTTCAACCACATCTGAAAGTAGTGTTGTGATTAATAATCCATCAACGGTTGTTACTCCCATAACAGCAAACTCTGTcagtaatatatataacactCCATTCGTGACTGCAACCAATAATATTTCTAACCAATTGATAGTATCCAAGTCCAAATCTCCAACAAAATTTGACAATGAAGGGGATGCTGCTACGAAAATGGAAGTTGCCAATTTGTTAGTCTCACTTAGTGGCTCAAGGTCATGTACTCCAGCTACTGTATCTGATCCAAATGGATTTGCTCCCATTTCTGCTCCTCTGACTGGAACAACATCATCCAATGTTTTCTTACCAATTGGAGCTTCTGAAAATAGACCTAGACATTCTTCCCCCGTTCCACCTCCTAGGTTCATAACTAAACCAACGGCGTCAGGAGTTATACGACCTGAGCTAGTACGACCAGTGTATAACACTAGTCaacctatttataaaattcagcAACAAGTTAAGCCTCTTCCTCCACAACAGCCTATTATTGTGGTACCTACGTCTCAAGTATCGACGGGTTCAACGCATCATCAACTGACCATGATACCAGTTAGTCGCACAGAAACATTAAACACAGCTGCTACAATTCGATCTACAGAAAATAATAGCACACTGTATTATGTGATTCCGCAAAAATCTGGGCGGACTGTAATAAATCCTCCGAAGGCCCAAATCGTGGAGCACCACCAATCACAAAGACCTGCTGTGGCTATACATATCCCAGATGCTAAACCTATCGTTGATAACGTGGTTCGATCAGCTTTAGTACTTAAAACTGCGGACTCACAAATTACAAATAGATCTTCTACATCCTCCCTGGCACATAATCCTGTGGTTGTGATATCAGAAAGTCCTTCTTTTTCTAGTTCGTCGATTCGCCCAAACACGATGCGGCTGTTACCCATAATTTCCGTGGCCAAGGTAGCAGCTGCATCAGAGTCCCCAATCCGGGAACCATTGGCCACGTCAACAACGGTACAACCGCAAACGGTAATAGTAGGAGATGACATTGAATCTTCCTCTGTACCTAAggataaattttctttgagtaTTTCTACAAATTTGTCACAAAATAACTTAGTTTCaaccaaaaaagttgaaaatgagagaattaataaaattgatagtAAAAAATCAGGTGCTATTGGCAATTTGAATTGTATTAGTGAACCAATGAATCATCACAGAGTTAAGCAAGTCAAAAATGAAAGCACCTCATGGGATTCAAACGTACGAGAATCTCCAGTGAAGTTAGAGTACATTAATGgggatgaatttaaaatatcgaaTCTGTCATCTGAGAACCCATCTTTTTTATCCGATGACCCATCAACTCAAGATCTATGTTATACTGATGAGGAGGATGATTCAATTAATTCTTTGAAACCTAATCAGCGTCGCTCTCAGAATCACATACGCCGACCAATGAATGCCTTCATGATTTTCAGTAAAAGGCATCGCCCTCTTGTGCACCGTCAGCATCCTAATCAAGACAATAGAACTGTTTCAAAAATCCTAGGAGAGTGGTGGTACGCTCTCTTACCCGAAGGAAAGCAAAAGTATCATGATCTTGCTCAACAAGTAAAGGAAGCCCATTTTAAAGCTCACCCTGAGTGGAAATGGTGCTCTAAGGACAGAAGGAAATCTTCATCTGGTACCATGAGACCGAAAAACAATGAAGAGGACGACAATAATAATGTAAGCAATGAGGAAGTAGAGGATCtgaaatgtaaagaaaaagttatatcagATGTTGAAACTGATGTGGAAGAGTCCGAGCACTTCCCTCATCAAAAAGCATCTTTTAATGGTAGTGTTAAAATATCTTCTAGACATGAAACTGTAATCACTCAAATAGTTCAACAGCAAGCGAACAGTAACAATTATACTGAGAATAATTCAGCTATATTGACTCCTTCTCCATCGCCTACATCCactagtaaatttattttagggCCAACTCCAGTTCAACGTCAAATGGATGTTTTCTGCAAAGAAGAAATTTTGCCTGAGGAGTTGCATAAAAGtagctttttcaaaaaagttatccGTCATGATGGAATggatcaaatacttaaaaaagtgGATTTTGAAACCAAGTTATCATCTCTGCCTGAATTCAGACCTGGTAAAAGCCCTAAGCTTCCCCCTTCTTTACCTTCTTCGCCAAAGGTTTTCGTCCAAAGCTAtcggaaaaaaagaaaaccatctTCTGATGACTTTCCTGATACACCCCCTATTGTCAAAATTCATTGTACTGGTGAGTCCTTCTTTGGACCTGATTTTAATCCAGAAACCGCTTTTGTATACAATGGAGATCCGGACTCTCCTAAAAGCTCATCCCTCCGTAAAACTCTTGATACACGTCGTCAGTTAGTgatgcaattatttcaagaaagGGGACTTTTTCCTTCTAATGAAGCTACATCGTTATTTCAGTCTAAATATGCTCAAGTTTTTCCAAGTAAATTGTGTTTACAACTTAAAATAAGAGAAGTTAGACAAAAGATAATGGCTTGCTCTACTCCAACATCACCAGCCATCTCTGGaatctaa